In Dromaius novaehollandiae isolate bDroNov1 chromosome 3, bDroNov1.hap1, whole genome shotgun sequence, the following are encoded in one genomic region:
- the DNAH14 gene encoding dynein axonemal heavy chain 14, producing the protein MDVQKKMLKEKLMSRLQPEPERAEVPHVVNDRYIVCEQADGSEKDNSELSSSVKKKYSILRTAVYRGSTERKQKAAMKELSRKHTEGREESLCQPTRMSEHETANLNESIIQVVSLMSQNENLKTTLSTTSTSKGVQHFFGTSPPSTVYDNIRTEMQTAVLEPSCNKKICEQPKVERSTNQPVRKRVPSYDRTEPIDDDVIMHILRLRGKLGWETNLSSCEHLASEADVTRHQKFAFVKPLLLKDSGEYIYCLRRDRNNFKAPYNPYDLQAVSVNTARQNKEYWTVTASFVSKFSAEHKLGEIEMIPVPQWLRERQLYYKLLNFNLFSNFRMKKYFLVWKINVRRSKANKSESI; encoded by the exons ATGgatgtgcaaaaaaaaatgctgaaagaaaaattaatgtcGCGTCTCCAGCCTGAACCAGAGAGGGCAGAGGTACCACATGTGGTAAACGACAGGTATATTGTGTGTGAACAGGCCGATGGCAGTGAGAAGGACAACAGTGAACTG TCATCCTCAGTAAAGAAGAAATACTCTATTCTCCGCACAGCAGTTTACAGAGGAAgtacagaaaggaaacaaaaagcagcaatgaaaga ACTCTCAAGAAAACAtacagagggaagagaagaatcTCTTTGTCAGCCTACTAGAATGTCAGAGCATGAGACAGCGAATCTAAACGAGAGCATAATACAAGTGGTATCCTTAATGTCACAGAATGAAAATTTGAAAACGACACTTTCCACAACTTCTACTAGCAAAGGAGTTCAGCATTTTTTTGGCACATCACCACCTTCTACTGTATATG ATAATATTAGGACTGAAATGCAAACAGCTGTTTTGGAACCAAGTTGCAATAAAAAGATTTGTGAGCAACCAAAAGTTGAGAGATCGACCAATCAGCCTGTGAGGAAAAGAGTTCCATCTTATGATAGAACAG AACCAATTGATGATGATGTTATAATGCATATTTTGAGGCTTCGAGGCAAACTTGGCTGGGAAACAAATTTATCATCATGTGAACATTTAGCTAGCGAGGCTGATGTGACCAGGCATCAGAAGTTTGCATTTGTG AAACCTTTATTGCTAAAAGATAGTGGAGAATATATATATTGTCTTCGAAGAGACAGGAACAACTTTAAAGCTCCCTATAACCCATATGATTTACAAGCTGTCTCTGTGAATACAGCTAGACAAAACAAAGAATATTGGACTGTTACAGCATCGTTTGTGTCTAAG ttttCTGCAGAGCATAAATTAGGAGAAATAGAAATGATACCAGTACCACAATGGCTGCGTGAAAGACAGCTGTATTATAAATTACtcaattttaatttattctccAATTTTAg gatgaagaaatattttttagtcTGGAAAATCAATGTTAGAAGAAGCAAGGCAAATAAGAGCGAGTCAATTTGA